In Eucalyptus grandis isolate ANBG69807.140 chromosome 4, ASM1654582v1, whole genome shotgun sequence, the following proteins share a genomic window:
- the LOC120292524 gene encoding NDR1/HIN1-like protein 2, producing the protein MPSPCPNFTDEIFTSEARSLCVSLLRFFSALAILAFCIWLSLHPNQPSFTVVDLSVPTSNNIQNGSSSLTYELEIQNSNSGVYYDDILVTFFFGQDPVADDVISSFYQGKDKTHHVRQDAKAKNTQIWSGVARAVANATAQLKVSLATQVRYKTWGKKSKHHGLNLEGVVPVGSDGKISGKKKNKKIKLHHASGKRKAFKKHHYKV; encoded by the coding sequence ATGCCATCGCCTTGCCCTAATTTTACTGACGAAATCTTCACCTCCGAGGCGAGGAGCCTCTGTGTATCGCTGCTTCGGTTCTTCTCTGCCTTGGCCATCCTTGCTTTTTGCATATGGCTAAGCCTACATCCCAATCAGCCTTCCTTCACGGTGGTGGACCTCTCCGTTCCGACCTCGAACAACATTCAGAACGGCTCGAGTTCGTTGACGTACGAGCTTGAGATTCAGAATTCGAACTCTGGGGTCTACTATGACGACATTCTCGTGACGTTCTTTTTCGGGCAAGATCCAGTTGCCGATGATGTGATATCTTCGTTCTACCAAGGGAAGGACAAGACTCATCACGTGAGACAAGACGCGAAGGCGAAAAATACGCAGATTTGGAGTGGCGTTGCTCGTGCGGTGGCGAACGCGACGGCCCAGTTGAAGGTGAGTCTAGCAACTCAGGTTCGATATAAAACGTGGGGTAAGAAGAGCAAACATCATGGGTTGAACTTAGAAGGCGTTGTGCCCGTTGGTTCTGATGGGAAAATTTCaggcaagaagaagaacaagaaaattaaGCTACATCATGCTTCCGGCAAGAGGAAAGCGTTCAAGAAGCATCACTATAAAGTTTGA